TTCTACACCATCGTTGACTTCATTGAGCATGATGTATTCAAAAGTTACACGACGATTGGTTGTTTCGATATAGTACTCAATAGCTGCGAAAAGTTTTTCAATCGGAAAGGCACGGTTAATCTTCATGATGCTTGAACGCAATTCATTGTTTGGTGCGTGAAGGGAAACAGCCAGATTGACCTGTACACCTTCATTAGCAAAGTCACGAATTTTATGGGCCAAACCTGAGGTTGAAACAGTGATGTGACGAGCACCGATAGCCATTCCCTTGTCATCATTGATGGTACGGACAAAATTCAAAACATTGTTGTAATTATCAAATGGTTCACCAATTCCCATAACAACGATATGGCTGACACGTTCGTCCTGACCACGTTCATCAAAGTATTTCTGAACCAACATGATCTGCGCTACGATTTCCCCGTTATTAAGGTCACGTTGCTTCTTAATCAAGCCTGATGCACAGAAGGTACAACCAATATTACAGCCAACCTGAGTGGTCACACAGACTGACAAACCGTAGTGTTGACGCATGAGTACTGTCTCAATCAACATGCCATCTGGCAACTCGAAAAGATACTTAACAGTACCGTCAGCTGACTCTTGTACAATCCTTTGTTTCAAAGGATTGACCACAAACTGGTCATTGAGCTTGGCAATTAAATCCTTAGAAAGGTTGGTCATTTCTTCAAATGACTGGACACGTTTACGGTAAAGCCATTCCCAGATTTGATCTGCTCGGAATTTCTTTTCTCCTTGTTCTAATACCCATTCTTGCATGGTTTGACGTGTTAAACTATAAATAGAAGGTTTCATCTCTTCTCCTTATTCTCTATCTATTTCTGACGAATGACAAAATGGCGCTGTCCCTTGTCCTCTTTCTGAGACTTTTGGTCCTTATGACGACGTCTATTTCGCTTATCCGCATTTGGTTTTCTCTTGTTTTGCGAAGGTTTCTTGCCTCTTCTAGGAAGGTTTTCCTCTTCCTTTTTACGCGATTTCTTGTCAAATGACGCACGCTTCGGTGCTTGATTTTCTAGGACAAAATAGGCACAACCATAACTACAGTACTCCAAAAGATAATCCTGTAAGCGACTGATTTTTTCAATTTTTTCCTCTGTTCGATCGTCTTTGTAAAAACCGCGTAGGCGAAGCTGTTCATTGCTCCAGTCCCCCACGACATAATCAAACTTGGTCAACACTTCTGAAAAGCGCTGATTAAAGACGGTCACATCAAAAGCATCCTTGATATTTTCAACCAAGGTAAAAGCAATCCCTTCAGTCTCAACCTTATCCCCATTCACATGAAATTCTAGGCCAGGAAACTTGTTATAGTTGTATAATTCAGGTGCAATTTCTTTACGCATAGTCTTCCTTTTCCACGATTACTTAACACTCTATTTTACCATATTTTCTACAAGTTGGCACGAATATCCTGAAAATGAAAAAAGTCTGACGATTTTGTCAGACTTCTGCTTTATAACCTTAAAAAGAGAAGATTGATTCTTCCCTTCCTATTTTTTATTTTGCTGCTGCGTAAAGCTCATCTACTTTGTTCCAGTTGATGACTGAGAAGAAAGCTTTGATGTAGTCAGGACGCACGTTGCGGTATTTCACGTAGTAAGCATGTTCCCAAACGTCCAAGCCCAAGATTGGTTTTTTACCTTCTGAGATTGGTGTGTCTTGGTTTGCTGTTGAAGTTACTTCAAGTTTTCCTTCTTTGTTGACAACCAACCAAGCCCATCCAGAACCGAAGCGAGTTGTAGCTGCTGCTGTAAAGGCTGCTTGGAACTCTTCAAATGAACCAAATGTTGCATCGATTGCTGCTGCAAGTTCTGCTGAAGGAGCTGTTTTCTCAGGAGTCATCAATTCCCAGAAAAGAGCGTGGTTCAAGTGTCCACCACCATTGTTGATAAGTGCTTGACGGATATCAGCAGGGATAGATTCAACATCTGCAAGCAAGGCTTCAAGGTCTTCCCCAATTTCAGGGTGTTTTTCAAGAGCTGCATTTGCGTTGTTTACGTATGTTTGGTGGTGTTTGTCATGGTGCAAGTGCATTGTTTCTGCATCGATGTATGGTTCCAAAGCGTCGTATGCGTATGGAAGGTCTGGTAAGATAATAGCCATCTGTAATACCTCTTTTTCTTTCTATATGAAAATGATAACGCAATCATCCTCTTTTTTCAAGTTTTTTGCTCAATTTGCCTCTGTCGCAATCTGCAAGAGTGCCTTTTCAAACAAGTAACTTTTTTCATAGACACCTGTCTTAATCTGGTAGTCTGTTTCAATCAAATAAGAAATCGCTCGCTTGAGAAAAGCCAAGGAAATCCCTCTCGAATCTCTCAATGCAAACTTGATTTGATAAGGATTAGGATTGCGCCCCAAATAAGTCCCCAGACTGCTTACAATCTGCGATTCCGTCTGACCAGCATCTGATAAGATTTTCACTTGGATAAAGGTTCGGAACTGTCCTAACATGACAGCTATGAGTTTGATTTCGTCTTCCCCTTGCAGAGTCAAGTCTCTAACTAAGTCACGGGCCTGATCAATCTTCTTAGCTAAAATAAACTGAGTCAAATCAAAAATATTGTCTTGTAAAGTCTTTGGAATAGCTTCAACAATGTCCTTTTCCTCAATCAGGCCATCTGACTTATAAGATTGTAAAAAGAGGAGATTCTTCTGGATTTCGCTAAACTGAAAACCAGACTTGATGAATAGATTTTCAAAAGACTTTTCCGCAAACTGCAGACCTTGTTTCTGACTCCATTTTTGGAAATATTGGCGAAGTTCTTGTTCCTTAGCCTCGATAGCATCAAATACTGTCGCGTCACGCTTGAGCAGTTTGACCAATCGTCTCTTGCTATCCAGTTTTCCTTCTGAAAAAATTAATAACTTGGTTGTCGGTGAAGGATTGTCAAGGTATTCCTCAAATGACTTAAGTTCATCATCTGTTAAAAACCGTTTCTTGGCTGTTGTAATATCGAGAAAATGGTCTAATATCACGATTTTCTCATCTGCAAAGAAAGGGAGACTGACCAGCTCCAGCTCTAAATCCTTATAGGCTACTTCTTTCATGTCAAAGTAGGCAAAATTGAGGTCGGCTGGATCATAGCCGATCTGTTTCAGGACCTGATCCTTCATAACTTCAAACTGACCTTGGTCCGAACCTGTAAATAAGGTCAGGCTAGATAAGTTAGATAAAGACAAGTTTTGACTCTCTTCTATGGCTAGCATCTTCTCTCCTTTCTTCTTGATTTTCTATTTCATTTAGTCAATATAGCGCAATTTCCCACGGAAATCTTCTAGGTTTTCGTACCCTTTTTCCGCCATAATAGCTTTCAGTTCATTGGTAATGCGTTCAAAAGCACTGATACCTTCTTTGTGAAGAGTGGTCCCTACTTGCACCATACTCGCACCGCAGAGGATATGTTCAAAGGCATCACGCCCCGTTAAAACGCCACCCGTTCCGATAATTTGGATTTGGGGATTTAAACGTTGGTAAAAGGCGTGCACATTCGCTAGAGCGGTCGGTTTGATATACTCTCCACCAATTCCACCAAAACCATTCTTAGGACGAATCACGACCGACTCGTCTTCTATATAAAGGCCGTTTCCGATAGAGTTAACACAGTTAACAAACTTGAGCGGGTATTTGTTGAAAATAGCTGCCGCTTGATCAAAGTGAACAATATCAAAATAAGGTGGCAATTTGATTCCAAGAGGTTTGGTAAAGTAGGCAAATACTTCTGCCAAGATACAATCTGTTGTCTCAAAATCATAAGCAATCTGAGGTTTTCCTGGAACATTTGGACAAGAGAGATTAAGCTCTGTCAGTCCTTTGAATTCACTCTCTTGCACTTTTTTCAAGATGGTATGTGTTTCTTCTGGAGACATGCCAACTAGAGATAGGAAGAAAGTTCGGTTTGGCTCTTTTTCCTGCAAGTCCAAAAGATAGTTCAAATAGTAGTCTAAGCCATTATTTGGTAAGCCCATGGAGTTGATAGAACCAAGTGGAACATTCTGGTATCGTGGCTCAGGATTGCCCTGACGAAAGTCCAAGGTCGCAGTCTTCGTAACAAAAGTACCCGCCGCTGAGTTTTTGACTCCTTCAAGCTCTTCTATCGTCATACAAGCCACACCCGCCGCATTCATCAAGCAATTGTCAAACTCAAAGCCAGCTATTTGTGTTTTCGTTGATACCATGATTCTGATCCTCCAGATTCCTTTTATTTCTAATATTATACCATACTTTAAGATTTTCTCTTTGAGAAACTAATTTCTATATAAAACGTTCGGTTTTGTAAATTGAAAGAATTTTTAGAAAATTTCTGTTTTTTTCTTTACACTCAAAAAAAATTCTGCTATAATGGCTCATGTAATAAAATATAACAACAAAAGGAGAACGATATGACATCTGCTAAAGACTATATCCAAAGCGTGTTTGCAACTGTGAAAGCTCGTAACGGGCATGAGGCTGAATTTCTCCAGGCGGTTGAAGAATTCTTCAGCACTTTGGAACCTGTATTTGAAAAACATCCCGAGTATATCGAAGAAAACATCTTGGCACGCATCACTGAGCCTGAGCGCGTGATTTCTTTCCGTGTTCCTTGGGTTGACCGTGAAGGTAAAGTCCAAGTCAACCGTGGTTACCGTGTTCAATTCAACTCAGCTGTTGGACCATATAAAGGCGGACTTCGTTTCCACCCAACTGTAAACCAAGGGATCTTGAAATTCCTCGGTTTCGAACAAATCTTTAAAAACGTCTTGACTGGACTTCCAATCGGTGGAGGTAAAGGGGGATCAGACTTCGATCCTAAAGGTAAGACTGATGCTGAAGTGATGCGCTTCTGCCAAAGCTTTATGACAGAATTGCAAAAATACATCGGACCATCTCTTGACGTACCTGCTGGTGATATCGGTGTTGGTGGACGTGAAATTGGTTACCTATACGGACAATACAAACGTCTTAACCAATTTGATGCGGGTGTCTTGACTGGTAAACCTCTTGGATTTGGTGGTAGCTTGATTCGTCCAGAAGCAACTGGTTATGGTTTGGTTTACTACACTGAAGAAATGCTCAAAGCTAATGGTAACAGTTTTACTGGTAAGAAAGTGGTTATTTCAGGTTCTGGTAACGTAGCTCAATACGCTCTTCAAAAAGCAACTGAACTTGGCGCTACTGTTATCTCTGTATCTGACTCAAATGGTTATGTCATCGACGAAAATGGTATTGACTTCGATCTTTTGGTTGATGTTAAAGAAAAACGCCGTGCTCGTTTGACTGAGTATGCAGCTGAGAAAGCAACTGCTACTTACCATGAAGGTTCTGTATGGACTTACGCTGGTAACTACGACATCGCTCTTCCATGTGCGACTCAAAACGAAATCAACGGTGAAGCAGCTAAACGTTTGGTTGCTCAAGGCGTTATCTGTGTATCTGAAGGTGCTAACATGCCTAGTGACCTTGATGCGATTAAAGTCTACAAAGAAAACGGAATCCTTTACGGTCCTGCCAAAGCTGCCAACGCTGGTGGTGTAGCTGTATCAGCGCTTGAAATGAGCCAAAACAGCCTTCGCCTTTCATGGACCCGTGAAGAAGTTGATGGACGCCTCAAAGACATCATGACAAACATCTTCAATACAGCTAAAACAACTGCTGAAACATACGGTCTTGGTACTGACTACCTTGCAGGAGCAAATATCGCTGCCTTCGAAAACGTAGCAAACGCTATGATTGCACAAGGTATTGTTTAATTAGTCGATACATCCTATTGGAGGACAAATGATGAACTTACGGCCAATGGAAGTGAGAGACAATTCAGCTGTAGCGCAGCTCATTCGAGCCAGCCTAGAAGAATTCGGGCTTGACAAACCAGGAACTGTCTACTTTGATTCTCATCTAGATCATTTGGCCGACTATTATCAACAGCAAGAGAGAGCAGCTTACTTTGTTCTGGAAGATGAAGGACAGCTGGTTGGCTGTGGTGGCTTTGCACCTGTGTCTGATAAGATTGCTGAATTACAAAAACTGTACGTCACTAAGAATAGCCGTGGCAAAGGTTATTCCAGCAGGTTGATAAAGCGGATATTCCAGGAAGCCCGTCTAGCTGGTTATGAACAGCTTTATCTAGAAACCTCTACTGAACTGGCTACGGCTGTGGCCATCTATCAACACTATGGTTTCAGATCACTGCAACAACCACTTTCTAACGCCGCCGGCCACCCAGCTATGAATATCTGGATGATAAAATCCCTCTTATCAGATGAATAGATGGCAGTATACTAATGTAGCCAATGCTATGATAGTAAAGGTATTGTTTCAATTTATTTTTCAATCCTCAATCACTCTGATTGGGGATTTTTATATTGGTTTTAAAAAAGCTCACTATTTTTAATAGTAAGCTTAAAAATCAAAATTCACTTTACTTCTACTAAGGCAAAAGACAGGCATTCAACAATTTCGTTTACTGCTTCATCTATGTTCACATCTTCCTTATCATTCAACATCATTGGAATAACATAAGAAAGACTCAAGGCTAGAATATAACGAACCATTCTTTCATTTGACCAATCTCGAATAACACCATTTTCTTTAAACTGATTCAGAACTGGACTAATTGACTTAATGATAGAGTGAACAATAACATTCCCTAACTGCTCAGAAATAGTTTTATCAATAAAAGAACGACTCAAGAGAATTTTAACTTGCATTTGATTCTCCTGAATGAAAACTAGTCTATCTCGAACAATGCTTCTCAAAAACACTGGAAAACTCTCTTGGTTTGCTGTAAATTTCTTCTCAGAAAAATCAGCAATCACATCTGGAATAACCTGTTCGAGAAAAGTTGACAGAATAGCTTCTAAGATGCCTTCCTTAGTTTTAAAGTAACTAAAAACTGTCCCTTCTGAAACTCCAGCCTCCTTAGCAATAAGGCTTGCTGTTGTATTCTCAAAACCAATTTCTGAAAATAACTTTAGACTTGATAATAACACTTGACGTTGTTTTAAACTCAAGTTGCTATTTTCTAATGTCTGAGCGTACTTTTGTTCTAAACTTTCCATTGCTAGCACCTCTCTGCTACTCTCTTACTTTTACAACTTTCTTACCTCGAGTGTGTCCCGACTTCAGACTACGATATGCCTCTCTAACTGACTTTAGAGAAAAATCATAAATCTGATCAATATTCAGCAGAACCTTCCCATCTGAGACCATTTCCGCTAGAACTTTAAAATCATCATATGTTGAATGTCTAGGACCCGTGAACTGAGCTCCTTTTATCATAACATATGGTGAAGGTACTAGCGTTCCAATAGCCGTGCCCTTCAACCCCAAACTGAAAGCCAATTTAACATAATCACTTCCATAGCAATCCAAGAATTTTGTAATT
This window of the Streptococcus sp. D7B5 genome carries:
- a CDS encoding TetR/AcrR family transcriptional regulator, yielding MESLEQKYAQTLENSNLSLKQRQVLLSSLKLFSEIGFENTTASLIAKEAGVSEGTVFSYFKTKEGILEAILSTFLEQVIPDVIADFSEKKFTANQESFPVFLRSIVRDRLVFIQENQMQVKILLSRSFIDKTISEQLGNVIVHSIIKSISPVLNQFKENGVIRDWSNERMVRYILALSLSYVIPMMLNDKEDVNIDEAVNEIVECLSFALVEVK
- a CDS encoding YutD family protein, with product MRKEIAPELYNYNKFPGLEFHVNGDKVETEGIAFTLVENIKDAFDVTVFNQRFSEVLTKFDYVVGDWSNEQLRLRGFYKDDRTEEKIEKISRLQDYLLEYCSYGCAYFVLENQAPKRASFDKKSRKKEEENLPRRGKKPSQNKRKPNADKRNRRRHKDQKSQKEDKGQRHFVIRQK
- the sodA gene encoding superoxide dismutase SodA; translation: MAIILPDLPYAYDALEPYIDAETMHLHHDKHHQTYVNNANAALEKHPEIGEDLEALLADVESIPADIRQALINNGGGHLNHALFWELMTPEKTAPSAELAAAIDATFGSFEEFQAAFTAAATTRFGSGWAWLVVNKEGKLEVTSTANQDTPISEGKKPILGLDVWEHAYYVKYRNVRPDYIKAFFSVINWNKVDELYAAAK
- a CDS encoding dihydroorotate oxidase gives rise to the protein MVSTKTQIAGFEFDNCLMNAAGVACMTIEELEGVKNSAAGTFVTKTATLDFRQGNPEPRYQNVPLGSINSMGLPNNGLDYYLNYLLDLQEKEPNRTFFLSLVGMSPEETHTILKKVQESEFKGLTELNLSCPNVPGKPQIAYDFETTDCILAEVFAYFTKPLGIKLPPYFDIVHFDQAAAIFNKYPLKFVNCVNSIGNGLYIEDESVVIRPKNGFGGIGGEYIKPTALANVHAFYQRLNPQIQIIGTGGVLTGRDAFEHILCGASMVQVGTTLHKEGISAFERITNELKAIMAEKGYENLEDFRGKLRYID
- the rlmN gene encoding 23S rRNA (adenine(2503)-C(2))-methyltransferase RlmN is translated as MKPSIYSLTRQTMQEWVLEQGEKKFRADQIWEWLYRKRVQSFEEMTNLSKDLIAKLNDQFVVNPLKQRIVQESADGTVKYLFELPDGMLIETVLMRQHYGLSVCVTTQVGCNIGCTFCASGLIKKQRDLNNGEIVAQIMLVQKYFDERGQDERVSHIVVMGIGEPFDNYNNVLNFVRTINDDKGMAIGARHITVSTSGLAHKIRDFANEGVQVNLAVSLHAPNNELRSSIMKINRAFPIEKLFAAIEYYIETTNRRVTFEYIMLNEVNDGVEQALELSELLKNIKKLSYVNLIPYNPVSEHDQYSRSPKERVMAFYDTLKKKGINCVVRQEHGTDIDAACGQLRSNTMKRDRQKAVAAVNP
- the gdhA gene encoding NADP-specific glutamate dehydrogenase: MTSAKDYIQSVFATVKARNGHEAEFLQAVEEFFSTLEPVFEKHPEYIEENILARITEPERVISFRVPWVDREGKVQVNRGYRVQFNSAVGPYKGGLRFHPTVNQGILKFLGFEQIFKNVLTGLPIGGGKGGSDFDPKGKTDAEVMRFCQSFMTELQKYIGPSLDVPAGDIGVGGREIGYLYGQYKRLNQFDAGVLTGKPLGFGGSLIRPEATGYGLVYYTEEMLKANGNSFTGKKVVISGSGNVAQYALQKATELGATVISVSDSNGYVIDENGIDFDLLVDVKEKRRARLTEYAAEKATATYHEGSVWTYAGNYDIALPCATQNEINGEAAKRLVAQGVICVSEGANMPSDLDAIKVYKENGILYGPAKAANAGGVAVSALEMSQNSLRLSWTREEVDGRLKDIMTNIFNTAKTTAETYGLGTDYLAGANIAAFENVANAMIAQGIV
- a CDS encoding GNAT family N-acetyltransferase; translated protein: MNLRPMEVRDNSAVAQLIRASLEEFGLDKPGTVYFDSHLDHLADYYQQQERAAYFVLEDEGQLVGCGGFAPVSDKIAELQKLYVTKNSRGKGYSSRLIKRIFQEARLAGYEQLYLETSTELATAVAIYQHYGFRSLQQPLSNAAGHPAMNIWMIKSLLSDE
- the holA gene encoding DNA polymerase III subunit delta, yielding MLAIEESQNLSLSNLSSLTLFTGSDQGQFEVMKDQVLKQIGYDPADLNFAYFDMKEVAYKDLELELVSLPFFADEKIVILDHFLDITTAKKRFLTDDELKSFEEYLDNPSPTTKLLIFSEGKLDSKRRLVKLLKRDATVFDAIEAKEQELRQYFQKWSQKQGLQFAEKSFENLFIKSGFQFSEIQKNLLFLQSYKSDGLIEEKDIVEAIPKTLQDNIFDLTQFILAKKIDQARDLVRDLTLQGEDEIKLIAVMLGQFRTFIQVKILSDAGQTESQIVSSLGTYLGRNPNPYQIKFALRDSRGISLAFLKRAISYLIETDYQIKTGVYEKSYLFEKALLQIATEAN